From a region of the Panthera uncia isolate 11264 chromosome B1, Puncia_PCG_1.0, whole genome shotgun sequence genome:
- the SMIM18 gene encoding small integral membrane protein 18: MASLSSSLWNETTTSVYQYLGFQVQKIYPFHDNWNTACFVILLLFIFTVVSLVVLAFLYEVLDCCCCVKNKTVKDLKSEPNPLRSMMDNIRKREIEVV, translated from the coding sequence AtggcctctctgagctccagcctcTGGAATGAAACCACTACATCTGTTTATCAGTACCTTGGTTTTCAAGTTCAAAAAATTTACCCTTTTCATGATAACTGGAACACTGCCTGCTTTGTCATTCTGCTTTTATTCATATTTACAGTGGTATCTTTAGTGGTGTTGGCTTTTCTTTATGAAGTGCTTGACTGTTGCTGCTGTGTAAAAAACAAGACTGTGAAAGACTTAAAAAGTGAACCAAACCCTCTTAGAAGTATGATGGACAACATCAGAAAACGTGAAATTGAAGTCGTCTAG